A window of the Drosophila simulans strain w501 chromosome 2L, Prin_Dsim_3.1, whole genome shotgun sequence genome harbors these coding sequences:
- the LOC6730594 gene encoding enolase, with translation MSWTASVLWRTSTTSMKFLRLRWPLPRIPQNKSASVAPRFRSKSAVSQLSSGFKFVQIRKSTCDSNEMTIKAIKARQIYDSRGNPTVEVDLTTELGLFRAAVPSGASTGVHEALELRDNDKANYHGKSVLKAVGHVNDTLGPELIKANLDVVDQASIDNFMIKLDGTENKSKFGANAILGVSLAVAKAGAAKKGVPLYKHIADLAGNKEIILPVPAFNVINGGSHAGNKLAMQEFMILPTGATSFTEAMKMGSEVYHHLKNVIKAKFGLDATAVGDEGGFAPNIQSNKEALNLISDAIAKAGYTGKIEIGMDVAASEFYRDGQYDLDFKNEKSDKSQWLAADKLADLYQEFIKDFPIVSIEDPFDQDHWEAWSNLTGCTDIQIVGDDLTVTNPKRIATAVEKKACNCLLLKVNQIGTVTESIAAHLLAKKNGWGTMVSHRSGETEDSFIGDLVVGLSTGQIKTGAPCRSERLAKYNQILRIEEEIGAGVKFAGKSFRKPQ, from the exons ATGTCTTGGACCGCTTCAGTTCTATGGAGGACTTCCACCACTAGCATGAAGTTTCTGCGTCTGCGCTGGCCTCTCCCCAGAATTCCCCAGAATAAATCGGCAAGCGTTGCGCCGCGTTTCAGAAGCAAATCAGCAGTCAGCCAGCTCTCATCTGGATTTAAATTTGTGCAGATCCGTAAAAGTACTTG TGACAGCAACGAGATGACCATCAAAGCGATCAAGGCCCGTCAGATCTACGACTCCCGTGGCAACCCCACCGTGGAGGTCGACCTGACCACCGAGCTGGGACTCTTCCGCGCCGCCGTGCCCTCCGGCGCCTCCACCGGCGTCCACGAGGCCCTGGAGCTGCGCGACAACGACAAGGCCAACTACCATGGCAAGTCGGTGCTGAAGGCCGTGGGCCATGTCAACGACACCCTGGGCCCCGAGCTGATCAAGGCCAATCTGGATGTGGTTGACCAGGCGTCCATCGACAACTTCATGATCAAGTTGGACGGCACCGAGAACAAGAGCAAGTTCGGAGCCAACGCCATCCTGGGCGTTTCCCTGGCCGTGGCCAAGGCCGGAGCCGCCAAGAAGGGCGTGCCCCTGTACAAACACATCGCCGATCTGGCTGGCAACAAGGAGATCATCCTGCCGGTGCCCGCTTTCAACGTGATCAACGGCGGCAGCCACGCCGGCAACAAGCTTGCCATGCAGGAGTTCATGATCCTGCCCACCGGCGCCACCAGCTTCACAGAGGCCATGAAGATGGGCTCCGAGGTGTACCACCACCTGAAGAACGTGATCAAGGCCAAGTTCGGTCTGGACGCCACCGCCGTGGGCGATGAGGGCGGCTTCGCCCCCAACATCCAGTCCAACAAGGAGGCTCTGAACCTGATCAGCGACGCCATCGCCAAGGCCGGATACACCGGCAAGATTGAGATCGGCATGGACGTGGCCGCCTCCGAGTTCTACAGGGATGGCCAGTACGATCTGGACTTCAAGAACGAGAAGAGCGACAAGTCCCAGTGGCTGGCCGCCGACAAGCTGGCCGACCTGTACCAGGAGTTCATCAAGGACTTCCCCATCGTCTCGATTGAGGATCCCTTTGACCAGGACCACTGGGAGGCCTGGTCCAACCTGACCGGCTGCACCGATATCCAGATCGTGGGCGATGATCTGACCGTGACCAACCCCAAGCGCATTGCCACCGCCGTGGAGAAGAAGGCCTGCAACTGCCTGCTCCTGAAGGTCAACCAGATCGGCACCGTGACCGAATCCATTGCCGCCCatctgctggccaagaagaacGGCTGGGGCACCATGGTCTCCCACCGTTCCGGCGAGACCGAGGACTCGTTCATCGGTGACTTGGTCGTCGGTCTGTCCACCGGCCAGATCAAGACCGGAGCTCCTTGCCGCTCGGAGCGTCTGGCCAAGTACAACCAGATCCTGCGCATCGAGGAGGAGATCGGCGCTGGTGTCAAGTTTGCCGGCAAGTCGTTCAGGAAGCCGCAGTAA